From a region of the Flavobacterium sediminilitoris genome:
- a CDS encoding MerR family transcriptional regulator: MNNLKAVFSVKDLENLSGIKAHTIRIWEKRYAIFSPSRDENNIRSYNSDDLLKLLNISFLNSFGYKISKISSLSIEEINDLVKQIYSDKNNASLAITSLKYAMFNFNDTLFHENYEKLAKTKTFETIFYEVFAPLLDEIGVLWQISTLKPIHEHFISSLIRQKLYTEIEQVSKKEKNNKKKVFVLYLPFNEIHELGLLFINYILLNRGYNTIFLGESVPMEDLEDMETYFEEVCFVSYFTVQPENEEVDNYLEKFSERILKGTPNKLFVLGKKVQQVTKKYNGITLYSGIQNLTLDLEN, from the coding sequence ATGAACAATTTAAAAGCTGTTTTTAGTGTAAAAGATCTTGAAAATTTATCAGGAATAAAAGCACATACTATTAGAATTTGGGAAAAAAGATATGCTATTTTTTCTCCTAGTAGAGATGAAAATAACATAAGGTCTTACAACTCAGACGATCTCTTAAAACTGCTTAACATCTCTTTTTTAAATAGTTTTGGATATAAAATATCTAAAATATCATCATTATCCATTGAAGAAATAAATGATTTAGTAAAACAAATCTATTCAGATAAAAACAATGCCTCCTTAGCTATTACCTCATTAAAATATGCAATGTTTAATTTTAATGATACATTATTTCATGAAAATTATGAGAAACTAGCTAAAACTAAAACATTTGAAACTATTTTTTATGAAGTATTTGCACCACTTCTTGATGAAATAGGTGTTTTGTGGCAAATATCTACCTTAAAGCCCATTCATGAACATTTTATAAGCTCTTTAATAAGACAAAAACTATATACTGAAATTGAACAAGTAAGTAAAAAAGAAAAGAATAATAAGAAAAAAGTTTTTGTTCTCTATTTACCATTCAATGAAATACATGAATTAGGATTACTTTTCATAAATTACATATTACTCAATAGAGGGTATAATACCATTTTTTTAGGAGAAAGCGTTCCAATGGAAGATTTAGAAGATATGGAAACCTATTTTGAAGAAGTCTGTTTTGTTTCTTATTTCACAGTACAACCAGAAAACGAAGAAGTAGACAACTACCTAGAAAAATTTAGTGAGAGAATTTTAAAAGGAACACCAAATAAATTATTTGTCTTAGGGAAAAAAGTTCAACAAGTAACTAAAAAATATAATGGTATTACATTATATTCTGGAATACAAAATTTAACACTCGATTTAGAAAATTAA
- a CDS encoding glycoside hydrolase family 25 protein, which translates to MTIRKGSKPVNRKKSKPKKKAFSIGKLFLILFSIAVFTSLSVTAYHFRDGFLYYLGFKTNKNVSELSKEDRKIADIRIYEVLSSHNDFIFGFDVSEYQGNIQWDKLGKVEDTFKLSFAFIRATAGKDKVDFKFKKNWQESKKNEIIRGAYHYYRPNENSIQQANNFINTVKLEKGDFPPVLDIEKLPKTQSIDSLKVGLKRWLIKVENHYKMKPIIYSGESYYNDFLKDEFSEYTFWIANYNLWRKELDKEWLLWQFTEKGKVSGINGLVDLNVFNGDFVTFISALNH; encoded by the coding sequence GTGACAATTAGAAAAGGATCAAAACCTGTTAACAGGAAAAAATCAAAACCAAAGAAAAAAGCATTTTCTATAGGTAAACTATTTCTAATTCTGTTCTCTATAGCCGTTTTTACCTCTTTAAGTGTTACAGCTTATCATTTTAGAGATGGATTTCTATACTATCTAGGATTCAAAACGAATAAAAATGTAAGCGAACTTTCAAAAGAAGATCGTAAAATTGCCGATATAAGAATTTATGAAGTATTAAGTTCGCACAATGATTTTATTTTCGGGTTTGATGTTTCTGAATATCAGGGAAATATCCAATGGGATAAATTAGGAAAAGTAGAAGATACATTTAAACTTTCTTTTGCCTTTATTAGAGCTACAGCAGGAAAAGATAAAGTCGATTTTAAGTTTAAAAAAAATTGGCAAGAATCTAAAAAAAATGAAATAATAAGAGGTGCTTATCACTATTACCGACCTAATGAAAACTCCATACAACAAGCTAATAACTTTATTAACACGGTTAAGTTAGAAAAAGGAGATTTTCCACCCGTTTTAGATATAGAAAAATTACCTAAAACACAATCTATAGATAGTTTAAAAGTAGGTTTAAAAAGATGGTTAATCAAAGTAGAAAACCATTATAAAATGAAACCTATAATATATTCAGGTGAAAGCTATTATAATGATTTTTTAAAAGACGAATTTTCAGAATATACCTTTTGGATTGCTAATTACAATCTTTGGAGAAAAGAACTAGATAAAGAATGGTTGCTATGGCAATTTACTGAAAAAGGAAAGGTTTCAGGTATAAACGGACTTGTAGATCTAAATGTGTTTAATGGTGATTTTGTTACATTTATTAGTGCATTAAATCATTAA
- a CDS encoding CDP-alcohol phosphatidyltransferase family protein, with amino-acid sequence MNIKRFIPNALTLLNLLSGLLALISVFNGFYDHAFLFVCLGIFFDFWDGFLARKLNVPSELGLQLDSLADMVTSGVVPGLMVFKLFENIQLNNPNFMLTEETFYMGFVPYLGFLITLASCYRLANFNIDTRQTDSFIGLPTPANALLIMSIPMIEYVDAYPWLTGMLDNPYILLAVTIVSTYLLNAEIPLFSLKFKKFNWENAKLQIVFLLYSILLLSILNFVAIPIIIFSYIIVSVFLNKLSKK; translated from the coding sequence ATGAATATTAAAAGATTTATTCCTAACGCTTTAACATTGTTGAATTTATTAAGTGGCTTATTAGCCTTAATTAGTGTTTTTAACGGTTTTTATGACCATGCATTTTTGTTTGTATGTTTAGGTATATTTTTTGATTTTTGGGATGGATTCTTAGCAAGAAAATTGAATGTACCAAGTGAACTAGGATTACAATTAGATTCATTAGCAGATATGGTAACAAGCGGTGTTGTACCTGGTTTAATGGTTTTTAAACTATTTGAAAACATACAATTAAATAATCCAAATTTTATGCTAACAGAAGAAACCTTTTATATGGGATTTGTACCCTATTTAGGATTCTTAATCACCTTAGCATCATGCTATAGATTAGCTAATTTTAATATTGACACAAGACAAACAGATTCATTTATAGGATTGCCAACACCAGCTAATGCTTTGTTGATTATGAGCATTCCTATGATAGAATACGTAGATGCTTATCCATGGTTAACAGGAATGTTAGATAATCCTTACATTCTTCTAGCAGTTACAATAGTGAGTACTTATTTGTTAAATGCCGAAATTCCACTTTTCTCTTTAAAATTTAAAAAATTTAATTGGGAAAACGCAAAACTTCAAATCGTATTCTTATTATATTCAATACTATTATTATCAATACTAAACTTTGTAGCTATTCCTATTATCATATTTAGCTACATCATTGTTTCAGTTTTCTTAAATAAGCTTTCTAAAAAGTAA
- a CDS encoding putative type IX sorting system protein PorV2: protein MKKSLLIISCLFTLLSNSQTIRKYSNEFLSIGVDAAALGMSNAVTAQTSDVNSGYWNPAGLLKLEDKQFSLMHANYFANIAQYDYAGFAMPIDDRSALGVSLIRFGVDDILNTTQLIDNQGNIDYNRISLFSTADYALTVSYARKLPLDGINYGVNAKVIHRIIGDFASSWGFGFDIGIQYESDNEWLFGLMLRDITTTYNTWIINEEEYQKIKDAVPGENQELPETSEVTLPKAQLGIAKKYIFRYDYSLTAAANLNMQFARTNDIISSDIVSIDPALGFEFGYVDLVFLRAGVGNFQKITQIDDSNKLSFQPNIGLGFKYKGIQVDYALTDLGDQSAALYSNIFSLKVDFDVFR, encoded by the coding sequence TTGAAAAAGTCCCTATTAATAATTTCATGCTTATTCACATTATTATCGAATAGTCAAACGATTAGAAAGTATTCTAATGAGTTTTTGAGTATTGGTGTTGATGCTGCTGCTCTTGGAATGAGTAATGCAGTAACAGCACAAACAAGTGATGTTAATTCTGGCTATTGGAATCCAGCTGGTTTATTAAAACTTGAAGACAAGCAATTTTCGTTAATGCATGCTAATTATTTTGCAAATATAGCGCAATATGATTATGCTGGTTTTGCAATGCCTATTGATGATAGAAGTGCTTTAGGCGTTTCATTAATCCGTTTTGGTGTAGATGACATTCTAAATACCACACAGCTTATTGATAATCAAGGAAATATTGACTACAATAGAATTTCACTTTTTTCAACAGCCGATTATGCTTTAACGGTTTCTTATGCTAGGAAACTTCCTTTGGATGGTATTAATTATGGTGTTAACGCTAAAGTAATTCATAGAATAATTGGAGATTTTGCAAGTTCATGGGGTTTTGGTTTTGATATTGGTATTCAATATGAAAGTGATAATGAGTGGCTTTTTGGTTTAATGCTTAGAGATATTACTACAACATATAATACTTGGATAATTAACGAGGAAGAATATCAAAAAATTAAAGATGCTGTTCCTGGTGAGAATCAAGAATTACCTGAGACTAGTGAAGTGACATTACCAAAAGCGCAATTAGGAATTGCTAAAAAATATATTTTTAGATATGACTATAGTTTAACGGCTGCTGCTAATTTAAATATGCAGTTTGCCAGAACAAATGATATTATTTCAAGTGATATTGTAAGTATTGATCCTGCATTAGGTTTTGAATTTGGTTATGTAGATTTAGTATTTCTTCGTGCTGGTGTTGGTAATTTTCAAAAAATCACACAAATTGACGATTCAAATAAATTGAGTTTTCAACCGAATATTGGTTTAGGTTTTAAATATAAAGGAATACAAGTAGATTATGCTTTAACAGATTTAGGCGATCAAAGTGCGGCTTTATATTCTAATATTTTCTCGTTGAAAGTAGATTTTGATGTTTTTAGATAG
- a CDS encoding lipoprotein N-acyltransferase Lnb domain-containing protein — translation MIKKIHFFCLLFISTISFCQTIQLSNEAKVSILTCGTGNESYSLYGHTGIRIKDEINNIDVVYNYGTFDFNTPNFILKFVKGDLQYFVSTSYYPDFEYSYRYENRSIYQQTLSLSQEKKQFLFDNLNNSLKSEERFYMYKFIDKNCTNMVVDKINYVLKDSVITTKKPVEISYREILFPYSKDHFFEQLGINIIFGAKVDKKADRLFLPFELLEVLKETKHNNQLLITNTETLFEAKPSSFTPSILNSIYTVIVVLLLIVLVNKKSLNLIYFTSIGLIGLFLCSVGFYSFHEEVTWNYNALLFNPLYLILSYYLFKENKAKIILIGKVIFGLHIIYVLYMLNKVHLYLLLPFIISHLYLVGRLLLSNKKR, via the coding sequence ATGATTAAAAAAATACACTTCTTTTGTTTATTATTTATTTCTACTATTAGCTTTTGTCAGACTATTCAATTGTCTAATGAAGCAAAAGTAAGTATTCTAACTTGCGGAACTGGAAATGAATCTTATTCTCTTTATGGTCATACTGGTATTAGGATTAAAGATGAAATAAATAATATTGATGTCGTTTATAATTATGGTACTTTCGATTTTAACACTCCCAATTTCATTTTAAAGTTTGTAAAAGGCGACTTACAATATTTTGTTTCTACAAGTTACTATCCTGATTTTGAATATTCATATAGATATGAAAATAGGTCTATTTATCAACAAACATTAAGTCTTTCTCAAGAGAAAAAACAGTTTCTATTTGACAATTTAAATAATTCATTAAAAAGTGAAGAACGATTCTATATGTATAAATTTATAGATAAGAATTGTACGAATATGGTAGTGGATAAAATTAATTATGTTTTAAAAGATTCTGTGATTACTACTAAAAAACCTGTAGAAATTAGTTATAGAGAAATATTATTTCCTTATTCAAAGGATCATTTTTTTGAACAATTAGGCATTAATATTATTTTTGGAGCTAAGGTAGATAAGAAAGCGGATCGATTATTTCTTCCTTTTGAATTATTGGAAGTACTAAAAGAAACAAAACACAACAATCAATTACTTATTACAAATACTGAAACACTTTTTGAAGCAAAACCGTCTTCTTTTACACCTTCAATTTTAAATAGTATATATACTGTAATTGTTGTTCTACTTCTTATTGTTTTAGTCAATAAAAAATCGTTGAATTTAATTTATTTTACGAGTATTGGTTTAATAGGTTTATTCCTTTGCTCGGTAGGATTTTATTCTTTTCATGAGGAAGTTACATGGAATTATAATGCGTTATTATTTAATCCTTTATATTTAATTTTAAGTTATTATTTATTCAAAGAGAATAAGGCGAAAATAATTCTAATAGGGAAAGTAATCTTTGGTTTACATATTATTTATGTTCTTTATATGCTTAACAAGGTTCACTTGTACTTACTTCTTCCTTTTATAATTAGTCATTTATATTTAGTAGGTAGACTTCTTTTATCGAATAAAAAAAGGTAA
- a CDS encoding sugar transferase, translated as MTNKKKMHFEISERKILLRVFDIFFVLFTLYFIGKFFYFDYFQINSSNYYWTIVLACYINVIGTIFEMYNLQVASNKFQILKSIILTTAVTTLLYLLTPFYTPILPSNRLQILLFFFAILVSLLIWRNAYIVFLATNRFIKRVIFVGSSKKIEKLIEELTKVNPHYKIVGHVSIDDKKTKGNIKQIDLESLADEVSKNHVSEIIVTSDLSKSVYSELYTHLLQLLEKGVVIREYSELYEYSTNRLPIQFDDNKELYKFFPFSRNNQNALYIYYNRFLDILFSFIGLLCLVLLIPFLSLLNLIWNKGPLFYTQERVGKNNIPFKIYKLRTMIVNAESKGAVFATTNDVRITPFGKFLRRLRIDEVPQFINVLKGEMAIIGPRPERPVFVDEIAANIPLYQIRHVIKPGLTGWAQVNYPYGENLEDSLMKLRYDLYYIKHRSLFLDINIVIKTLSTVLFARGQ; from the coding sequence ATGACTAATAAAAAGAAGATGCATTTTGAGATATCAGAAAGGAAAATTCTTTTGCGTGTTTTTGATATCTTTTTTGTACTATTTACACTTTACTTTATAGGCAAATTTTTTTACTTTGATTACTTTCAAATAAATTCAAGCAATTATTACTGGACAATTGTCTTAGCTTGTTATATTAATGTAATAGGAACAATATTTGAAATGTATAATTTACAAGTTGCAAGTAATAAATTTCAAATTTTAAAAAGTATAATACTAACAACAGCAGTTACTACATTACTCTATTTGTTAACACCTTTTTATACTCCTATATTACCCTCAAATAGATTGCAAATTTTATTGTTTTTCTTTGCTATTTTAGTATCATTATTAATTTGGAGAAATGCTTATATTGTTTTTTTAGCAACTAATAGATTTATAAAAAGAGTCATTTTTGTAGGAAGTAGTAAAAAAATAGAAAAATTAATAGAGGAACTAACGAAAGTAAATCCACATTATAAAATAGTAGGTCATGTCTCTATTGATGATAAAAAGACTAAAGGAAATATAAAGCAAATTGACCTTGAATCATTAGCAGATGAGGTTTCAAAAAATCATGTTTCTGAAATAATTGTTACTAGTGATTTATCTAAATCAGTTTATTCAGAGTTATATACTCATTTATTACAATTACTTGAAAAAGGAGTAGTAATAAGAGAATATTCAGAACTATATGAATATAGTACAAACCGACTTCCTATACAGTTTGATGATAATAAAGAGTTATATAAATTTTTCCCATTTAGTAGAAATAATCAAAACGCATTATATATATATTATAATCGGTTTTTAGATATTTTATTTTCATTTATTGGGTTACTATGTTTAGTGTTATTAATTCCTTTTTTATCTCTTTTAAATTTAATTTGGAACAAAGGACCTTTATTTTATACACAAGAAAGAGTAGGTAAAAACAATATTCCTTTTAAAATATATAAACTAAGAACCATGATTGTTAATGCAGAAAGCAAAGGAGCTGTTTTTGCTACAACAAATGATGTAAGAATTACCCCTTTTGGAAAATTTTTAAGAAGATTACGTATTGATGAGGTTCCACAGTTTATAAACGTATTAAAAGGAGAAATGGCAATTATAGGACCTAGACCAGAGCGACCAGTTTTTGTTGATGAAATAGCAGCAAATATTCCGTTGTATCAAATAAGACACGTTATAAAACCAGGATTAACAGGTTGGGCACAAGTAAATTATCCTTATGGTGAAAACCTTGAAGACAGTTTAATGAAACTTAGATATGATTTATATTATATAAAACATAGAAGTTTATTTTTAGATATTAATATTGTAATAAAAACATTAAGTACTGTCCTTTTTGCAAGAGGTCAATAA
- a CDS encoding glycosyltransferase family 4 protein, with product MKKNLLYIGNKLSKHGLNKTTIETLGKSLEKEGFSIFYASEKKIFFLRILDMIFTLFKVYRKIDYIVIDTYSTKAFWYCLIMSQLARFFKIKYIPILHGGNLPVRLKKNPVLCKLIFKNAFKNVAPSNYLKNEFEKAGFDNIIHIPNTIDIDSYTFKKREFFTPNLLWVRAFASIYNPKMAVEVLYELKKIYPEATLTMVGPDKDGSLLETKTRANELGIIVNFTGKLDKETWWQLAAEHDIFISTTHFDNTPVSVIEAMALGLPVVSTNVGGIPYLLTDNKNAFLVNDNDVNEMTNVIENVIKNTNKTIEITLEGRKLAESLDWEIVKNYWISLLE from the coding sequence ATGAAGAAGAACTTACTCTACATAGGGAATAAGCTTTCTAAACATGGTTTGAATAAAACTACTATCGAAACATTAGGAAAATCTCTTGAAAAAGAAGGTTTTTCCATCTTTTATGCATCAGAAAAGAAAATTTTTTTCTTGCGAATTCTAGATATGATCTTCACACTTTTTAAAGTATATAGAAAAATAGATTATATTGTAATAGATACTTATAGCACAAAAGCATTTTGGTATTGTTTAATAATGAGTCAGCTAGCCAGATTTTTTAAAATTAAATACATACCTATTCTCCACGGTGGTAATTTACCAGTAAGATTAAAGAAGAACCCAGTTTTATGTAAGTTAATTTTCAAGAATGCATTTAAGAATGTTGCACCATCTAATTATTTAAAAAACGAATTTGAGAAAGCAGGATTCGATAATATTATACATATTCCAAATACAATTGATATAGATTCTTATACATTTAAAAAAAGAGAGTTTTTTACACCAAATTTGTTATGGGTTAGAGCTTTCGCATCTATTTATAATCCTAAAATGGCGGTTGAAGTTTTATATGAGCTTAAAAAAATATATCCTGAAGCAACCTTAACAATGGTCGGACCTGATAAAGACGGAAGTTTGTTAGAAACTAAAACAAGAGCAAATGAGCTAGGTATTATAGTAAATTTTACAGGAAAACTAGATAAGGAAACATGGTGGCAGTTAGCAGCAGAACATGATATATTTATAAGTACAACACATTTTGATAATACTCCTGTTAGTGTAATAGAAGCCATGGCGTTAGGACTGCCTGTCGTTTCAACAAATGTAGGAGGAATTCCATACTTATTAACGGATAATAAAAATGCCTTTTTAGTTAACGATAATGATGTGAATGAAATGACAAATGTGATTGAAAATGTAATTAAGAATACAAATAAAACCATTGAAATAACTTTAGAGGGTAGAAAATTGGCTGAAAGTTTAGATTGGGAAATAGTAAAGAATTATTGGATATCTTTATTAGAATAG
- a CDS encoding O-antigen ligase family protein, protein MALEKKSTNLYLKYVLFHLVLGGLVYVMPFLSKIYAIAIIFFGFRYVILRKNANEEALFVAAYIVGAEVFLRMTHGNFFEQYAKYGVISVLFIGIYFKSFSKSGLIYWMYGLLLVPGILISFFTLNFDTDIRKAITFNIIGPITLMVSAIYCYQRKITFNQVKTVIDVLAYPLIAMLSYMFLYTPSIRDVVTSTESNFQTSGGFGPNQVSTILGLGIFLFFVKLVFSKKNKTDFIINMILLITITFRGIVTFSRGGIITGFIMVILFFGIIFMSLKTNAKFKLLTSFLLSSFFLIGIWFYSSIQTGGLIDKRYANQDARGRVKESKLTGREKLIESEFTMFLDNPIFGVGVGKNKEYREETTGIEAASHNEISRMLAEHGSLGLFALLILLITPVVLYLNNRQNIFLFSFLFFWLLTINHAAMRLAAPAFVYALSLLKVQIINKDEEELTLHRE, encoded by the coding sequence ATGGCTTTAGAAAAAAAATCAACAAATCTTTATCTTAAATATGTATTATTCCACTTAGTATTAGGTGGCTTAGTATATGTAATGCCATTCTTATCTAAAATTTATGCAATAGCAATTATATTTTTTGGTTTTCGCTATGTTATTTTAAGAAAAAATGCAAATGAAGAAGCTCTTTTTGTTGCAGCATACATAGTAGGCGCTGAAGTTTTTTTACGGATGACTCATGGAAATTTTTTTGAACAATATGCTAAATATGGAGTCATTAGCGTTCTTTTTATTGGGATTTATTTTAAAAGCTTTTCAAAAAGTGGATTAATCTATTGGATGTATGGGTTATTATTAGTACCAGGAATTCTTATTTCTTTTTTTACACTAAATTTTGATACTGATATTCGAAAAGCTATTACATTTAATATTATTGGACCTATCACATTAATGGTTTCAGCAATATATTGTTACCAGAGAAAAATTACATTTAATCAGGTTAAAACAGTTATAGATGTATTGGCTTATCCATTAATAGCAATGTTGTCATATATGTTTCTTTATACACCAAGTATAAGAGATGTGGTTACAAGTACTGAATCTAATTTTCAAACCTCTGGTGGTTTTGGACCAAATCAAGTTTCAACGATATTAGGATTAGGGATTTTCTTGTTTTTTGTTAAACTCGTTTTTAGTAAAAAAAATAAAACCGATTTTATAATAAACATGATTTTGTTAATTACTATAACCTTTAGAGGAATAGTAACCTTTTCAAGAGGAGGAATAATTACTGGTTTTATTATGGTTATCTTATTTTTTGGGATAATTTTTATGTCATTAAAAACAAATGCGAAATTTAAATTACTAACATCATTTTTACTTTCCTCTTTTTTCTTAATAGGCATTTGGTTTTATAGTTCAATTCAAACAGGAGGACTTATTGATAAAAGATATGCAAATCAAGATGCAAGAGGAAGAGTTAAAGAAAGTAAATTAACAGGAAGAGAAAAATTAATTGAATCCGAGTTTACAATGTTTTTAGATAATCCTATTTTTGGTGTAGGTGTTGGTAAAAATAAAGAATATAGGGAAGAAACTACAGGAATAGAAGCTGCATCTCATAATGAAATTTCTAGAATGCTTGCAGAACATGGCTCATTAGGACTATTTGCTTTACTTATCTTATTAATTACACCAGTGGTGTTGTATTTAAATAATAGACAAAATATTTTTCTTTTTTCTTTTCTATTCTTTTGGCTACTAACAATAAACCACGCAGCTATGCGATTGGCAGCTCCTGCTTTTGTATATGCTTTATCACTTTTAAAAGTCCAAATTATAAATAAGGATGAAGAAGAACTTACTCTACATAGGGAATAA
- a CDS encoding glycosyltransferase, translating into MLNKENIRVVQLIDSLDIGGAERMAVTIANVLTDKISFSGLVCTRKEGDLKGTINSSVNYTFLNKRKSIDIKALFKFRNYIIVNNVNCIHAHGSSYFFAVLTKFILPSVKIIWHDHLGNRVSQKESNWFLRFFSLFFSGVLVVNEELEKWAIQNLKTSNISFLSNFYNTKQNEVNQTFLEGEKDKRIVCLANLKTPKNHLYILKSFLASDLSNKGWTLHFIGKDFRDEYSEILKLYIENNKIEDSVYLYGSCLDVGHILSQAKYGVLASTYEGFPVTLLEYGFANLTVLSTSVGFCSKVIIPNVNGYLFNPNEDNALMSLFKALPNSESKNKEMATNLNTFVHQNYTAVKVVEQLLNYYQKWL; encoded by the coding sequence TTGCTGAATAAAGAAAATATACGAGTTGTTCAATTAATCGATAGTTTGGATATTGGAGGAGCTGAACGTATGGCTGTTACTATAGCTAATGTGTTAACGGATAAAATTTCTTTTTCGGGATTAGTGTGTACAAGAAAAGAAGGAGATTTGAAAGGAACTATAAACTCATCCGTTAATTATACCTTTTTAAATAAACGAAAGAGTATTGATATAAAAGCACTTTTTAAATTTAGAAATTATATTATTGTCAATAATGTAAACTGCATTCATGCACATGGAAGTTCTTATTTTTTTGCAGTTTTAACTAAATTCATATTACCAAGTGTTAAAATTATTTGGCATGATCATCTTGGAAATAGAGTGTCTCAAAAAGAATCAAATTGGTTTCTTCGATTTTTTTCATTATTTTTTAGTGGTGTCTTAGTAGTTAATGAAGAACTTGAAAAATGGGCTATTCAAAATTTAAAAACTTCAAATATTTCTTTTTTATCTAATTTTTACAATACAAAACAAAATGAAGTAAATCAAACTTTTTTGGAAGGTGAAAAAGACAAGAGAATTGTTTGCTTAGCTAATTTAAAAACACCTAAAAATCATTTATACATATTGAAAAGTTTTTTAGCTAGCGATTTATCTAATAAAGGATGGACTTTACATTTTATCGGAAAAGATTTTAGGGATGAATATTCAGAAATATTAAAACTTTATATAGAAAATAATAAGATTGAAGATTCTGTTTATTTATATGGAAGTTGTTTAGATGTAGGTCACATTTTATCTCAAGCAAAATACGGAGTATTAGCTTCTACCTATGAAGGGTTTCCTGTTACATTATTAGAATATGGTTTTGCAAATTTAACTGTTTTAAGTACCTCTGTAGGATTCTGTTCTAAAGTTATTATACCTAATGTAAATGGTTATTTATTTAATCCAAATGAAGATAATGCCTTAATGAGTCTTTTTAAAGCTTTACCAAATTCTGAGTCTAAAAATAAAGAAATGGCTACTAATTTGAATACATTTGTACATCAAAATTATACAGCAGTCAAAGTAGTAGAGCAATTGTTAAATTATTACCAAAAATGGCTTTAG
- a CDS encoding glycosyltransferase family 4 protein, translating to MAFKFLIVTHVQHISKDNDFFGYSPYVNEMNIWNKYCDEVILVAPLIKEDLNPIYTKYAAKKITFIKIPSFNLTNLKSVVLSFFVIPIIIWKLIKSMKMADHIHLRCPGNIGLLGSIVQIFFPNKKKTAKYAGNWDPKSKQPLSYRLQKWILSNTFLTRNMQVLVYGEWENQTKNIKSFFTATYREEEVQNEKCEIRSLEDKVIQFLYVGTLSKGKQPLYAIQIVEELSNLGKNVKLNLYGEGVLRNEIETYILKKGLNSIIILKGNQAKETVLDAYQNSHFLVLPSKSEGWPKVVAESMFWGCVPISTPVSCVSYMLDKGNRGIILNQDLDNDVNQIKNLIGNPLSYFQISKNGMQWSRQFTMDKFEIEIKKLL from the coding sequence TTGGCATTCAAATTTTTAATTGTTACTCACGTTCAACATATCTCAAAAGACAATGATTTTTTTGGGTATTCTCCTTATGTAAATGAGATGAATATTTGGAATAAATACTGTGATGAAGTTATTTTAGTAGCTCCTTTAATTAAAGAAGATTTAAACCCTATATATACTAAGTATGCTGCTAAAAAGATAACTTTTATAAAAATTCCCAGTTTTAATCTGACAAATTTAAAATCGGTAGTGTTATCTTTTTTTGTAATACCAATAATAATTTGGAAATTAATAAAGAGTATGAAAATGGCAGATCATATTCATCTTCGTTGTCCAGGGAATATTGGTTTATTAGGTTCAATTGTTCAGATTTTTTTTCCAAATAAAAAGAAAACTGCAAAATATGCAGGTAATTGGGATCCAAAGAGTAAACAACCTTTGAGTTATCGTTTGCAGAAATGGATACTAAGTAATACTTTCCTAACAAGAAATATGCAAGTATTAGTGTATGGAGAATGGGAAAATCAAACAAAAAACATCAAATCTTTCTTTACAGCTACTTATCGTGAGGAAGAAGTACAAAATGAAAAATGTGAAATAAGGAGCTTAGAAGATAAAGTTATACAGTTTCTGTATGTAGGTACTTTATCTAAAGGGAAACAACCTTTGTATGCAATCCAAATAGTTGAAGAACTAAGTAATCTAGGCAAGAATGTTAAATTAAACTTATACGGAGAAGGTGTATTAAGAAATGAGATTGAAACTTATATTTTAAAAAAAGGATTAAATTCTATTATTATATTAAAAGGAAATCAAGCAAAAGAAACCGTTTTAGATGCTTATCAAAATAGTCATTTTTTAGTTTTACCGTCTAAAAGCGAAGGTTGGCCAAAAGTAGTTGCAGAATCTATGTTTTGGGGTTGTGTACCTATCTCAACTCCTGTTTCTTGCGTTTCTTATATGTTAGATAAAGGAAATAGAGGTATTATTTTAAATCAAGATTTAGATAACGATGTCAATCAAATAAAGAATCTTATTGGAAATCCTTTATCATATTTTCAAATATCTAAAAATGGAATGCAATGGTCACGTCAATTTACAATGGATAAATTTGAGATTGAGATTAAAAAATTACTATAA